In Gemmatimonadota bacterium, the following are encoded in one genomic region:
- a CDS encoding DEAD/DEAH box helicase: MQEALLHSERFVRLVSAPTGSGKSYAFMRAVLDEGAQVLFIVPTKRLLQNLIGEAREQACERLRGRGVSEAQCADWLDEHVIEWSGNQVGDGRESLALARVRQLLEGGGGSEGKVIFAIPEVVVRLISGIRLTGASAINPFLYVRRFDHIVFDEFHTIDDRAFGLACLLSLLAVREQQCKVSLLSATPIDVTGVLAQAGVGRSEIEMISEEIADGHPPGHRPIHGDVLLSTDAGSLLDVVKRNTEAVQDSIVDGRTVIVIYDSLQRLKQDELEVRGVLSKAGINDERILAVNSIDDSRRVPGEPHRGKRYEDPHSFDALLCTSTVEVGVTFRSTLMFMEPGFGPASFVQRIGRVSRGADNGRVVVSLPERTQGRLAWIRPVRDIVDASAQLAVQDFSDQILRAAKQQFEPSRKEADADFSTPGATIRYYRRASWRGALWAA, from the coding sequence ATGCAGGAGGCATTGCTGCACTCGGAACGCTTCGTTCGGCTGGTGTCGGCGCCAACGGGTTCGGGCAAGTCCTACGCCTTCATGCGGGCGGTTCTGGATGAAGGCGCGCAGGTATTATTCATCGTCCCCACTAAGCGCCTTCTGCAAAACCTTATCGGGGAGGCACGCGAGCAGGCATGCGAACGTTTACGCGGGCGTGGTGTGAGTGAGGCGCAGTGCGCAGATTGGCTTGATGAGCACGTCATCGAGTGGTCGGGCAATCAGGTCGGCGACGGGCGCGAGAGTCTTGCTTTGGCGCGCGTCAGGCAGCTCCTGGAGGGTGGCGGGGGTTCCGAGGGTAAGGTCATCTTCGCAATCCCCGAGGTCGTGGTCCGGTTGATCTCGGGGATTCGACTCACGGGAGCTAGCGCCATCAATCCTTTCCTCTACGTGCGTCGCTTCGACCATATCGTCTTCGACGAATTTCACACTATCGACGACCGTGCGTTCGGTTTGGCCTGCTTGCTTTCGTTGCTGGCGGTGCGGGAACAGCAGTGCAAAGTGTCGCTGTTGTCAGCGACGCCGATCGATGTGACCGGAGTCCTCGCGCAAGCCGGGGTGGGTCGGAGCGAAATTGAGATGATCTCCGAGGAGATTGCCGATGGACACCCGCCGGGCCATCGCCCGATCCATGGAGATGTCTTGCTATCGACGGATGCCGGCTCCCTTCTGGATGTCGTCAAGCGGAATACAGAGGCCGTGCAGGATTCAATCGTCGATGGACGCACCGTCATAGTCATCTATGACTCTCTTCAGCGCTTGAAGCAGGACGAGCTCGAAGTGCGAGGCGTCTTGAGTAAAGCGGGCATAAACGACGAGAGGATCCTGGCAGTCAACTCCATCGATGACTCCAGACGTGTCCCGGGTGAGCCACATCGTGGAAAGAGATACGAGGATCCGCACAGTTTCGATGCCTTGTTATGCACTTCGACCGTAGAGGTCGGCGTTACGTTTCGCAGCACGCTCATGTTCATGGAACCGGGTTTTGGGCCGGCGAGCTTCGTGCAGCGCATCGGACGGGTATCGCGCGGTGCTGACAACGGAAGGGTCGTCGTGTCACTGCCAGAACGGACGCAAGGTCGGCTTGCATGGATACGACCGGTCCGGGATATCGTTGACGCGAGCGCGCAGCTCGCGGTCCAGGATTTCTCGGACCAAATTTTGCGAGCCGCGAAGCAGCAGTTCGAGCCGTCCCGGAAAGAAGCGGATGCCGATTTTTCGACACCGGGCGCCACGATCCGGTACTACCGGCGTGCATCGTGGCGGGGCGCGTTATGGGCGGCA